CAGTAATGCGCTGTTACGGATAAAATCCCGCACCAGCAAATTGAACCGCACCGCAAAGGATATTGCCGTAGCACCGGAACTGGCGCAGAAACGCAATTTACCGGTATATATTGCAGAGACAGAGACATCCATCACTAAAGAACTGACCTTCATTGCACAACAAGCACCTTACGCAGCCGCTGCAGAACAACTCCAAAAAGCGTTTAACCAGTGGCAGGTATTACTGGCAACAATGCACCACCAATTACAAGCGGGCGATATTGATGGCTATCGCCACCTCGCATTGGAAGATAGCCAGGACATTGTTCAAACATTGGAAAAAATTTGCGACCTAACGATTGATCGGGCACAAAATGAAATACGTAGACTCAATGACCAAGCATTAATCACCAAACACCATGCCGGTAATTTGATGATGGTGGTTATCCTGGGTTTTTTAGTGGTGGGCATTATGGTTGCCGCACTGATTACCCGCAGCTTAAGCTGGCAACTGCAAAAAATTCGTACCGCAATGCTGGCGCTGGCACAAGGCAATACACAAGTAGATATTCCTTTTCTTGATCACCCACGCGACGTAGGTGATATGGCAAAAACACTCAAAGTATTTGCACAAAACATTGATGAACGGAATAAGTCGACAGCCCTGTTGGCTCAACATCAAAGAATACTGGAAAAAACCAATTTGCAACTGGCACAAACCAATAAAGAACTGGAAACCTTTGCTTACGTGGCCTCACACGATTTGAAATCGCCCTTGCGCGGCATTGCACAGCTCTCCACCTGGATCGAGGAAGATTTGGAAGAGCAGCAGTTTGCTGAAGTCAATAAACACACCGTGATGTTGCGCAATCGCATTCAACGCATGGAAAAACTGCTAGACGACCTGCTCGCGTTTTATCGCGCCGGAAAAACGGACGGTAATCTGGTACAGGTCGATGTCGCATACATGGCCAAGGAATTATTCGATATTCAAAATACCAAGCCCGGCTTACACCTGGAACTGGCAGAAAACTTGCCCAATTTCACCACTCTCAGCACCCCCTTCGAGCAGGTATTGCGCAATTTATTTTCCAATGCCATCAAACACCATGATCGCGAACAGGGAATGATTCGACTCAGCTGCACCACATTGCCCAACCAGTTTTATCGCTTCAGCGTGTGCGATGACGGCCCTGGCATTCCCGAAAAATTCCAGCAGCGGGTGTTTGGCATGTTTCAAACCCTGAAGCCGCGCGACGAATTGGAAGGCAGTGGTATGGGCTTAGCCCTGATTAGAAAAATTGTCGACACCTACGGCGGCACTATCACATTGGAATCAGAAGGGCGCGGTTGCTGTTTTCACTTTAGCTGGCCGCAACACATCACCAAGGATCAAAAAGATGACTGAAAACCCCTACCCAAACCTTAATCCAGGCCATTTTAAAGCCGTCAGCCTGCTGATTATTGACGACGACGATATAGATGCAACGGCCCTGCGGCGTGCACTGCACAAGCTAAAGTTGCTCAACCCACTCTATCGCGCCAAGGACGGCTTGGAAGCCATTGAAATGTTGCGTAATGGTAATGTGCCCAGCCCCTACATTATTCTGCTGGACATCAATATGCCGCGCATGAATGGCATAGAGTTTTTGGAAGTGCTGCGCGCCGACCCGGAACTGACCCACGCCGTGGTATTTGTGCTGACGACCTCCAAATCCGATGAGGATATTTTGGCGGCCTATCGTGAACACGTGGCTGGCTATCTGCTGAAACAGCGTATGGACAGCGATTTCATCCAGGTGATTGGCTTGCTGGATCACTATTGGCGCGTGATTGAGCTGCCACACCCCGAACAGTAAATATCGCAAGGGTTCACTGCTCCAGGAGACTTAATCTGCATGAAGCTATTACTGATCGATGACAATGAACTGGATCGTCAGGCGATTATTCGGACCTTTAAAAAGTCCGAATGGGATATCACTATCGCCCAAGCCTGTTCAGCCAGCGAAGGTCTGGCACAATTTGACAGTGACGACTTTGATGCCGTTTTGCTGGATTATCGCCTGCCGGATATCGACGGCATGGAAGTGTTGCACCTGTTGGCCAAACACCCCCATCACCACGCTGCCGTAATCATTCTCACCGGCGCCAGTGCTGACGAGGATCTGGAGCGCGAATTTATTGAAGCGGGCGCGCAGGATGTGCTGTTCAAATCGGAAATCGCCCACAAACACCTCACCCGCGCCATTACCCATGCCCGCGCGCGCCACGAACTTGAGCACCAATTACACGAGAGCCACCAGCGTTTGCGTGCGCTGGCAGAGAATGACTCACTGACTGGTCTCGCCAATCGCTACTATTTTGATGAGAGCCTGCGCGCCGCCATCCAGCGTGCCAGACGACAACAGGATCAACTCGCCCTGCTCTTTCTGGATTTGGATAACTTCAAATTCATCAACGATGGCTTGGGCCACTTAATCGGCGATCAGGTCTTGCAAGAAGTTGCCAAACGACTGGTGAACGTTGTGCGCGCCGGGGATGTTGTCTGCCGTCTGGGGGGCGATGAATTTGCCATCCTGGCCCACAACTTTGAATCCCAGGAGGCGATCAGCCAGCTCGCCCAACGGATTTTGGATGACCTGCGGCAGCCCATCGTGGTGGGCAATAATGAACACCGCATTTCCAGCAGTATTGGCATAGCCACCTACCCAGATGCCGGTGAAAATGCCAGCGATTTACTCAAAGCAGCCGATATGGCGATGTACCGCGCCAAGCAAGATGGCCGCGATAATTTCCAGTTTTTCTCTCCCGCTATGCAAGCGCAAATGCAAGAGCGCCTGCATCTTGAAAAAGAATTGCGCGCCCTGATTCCCACTGATCACTTTGTGCTGTTTTACCAGCCAATTGTGGACGCACAAACCTTTGAAGTCTGCGGTGCAGAAGGCCTCATTCGATGGGATCATCCCGAGCGTGGCATATTGCCGCCCAGCGAATTCATCAGCTTGGCGGAAGAGATTGGACTCATCAGCGAAATCGATTCCCGCAGCCGATTGAATGCCTGCAAACAATTGGCGAAATGGCGCCAGCAAGGGCTGGTCAACGACGATTTCAACATGAAGTTCAACGTCTGTGCGCAGTTGCTGACCGACGAGGATCTCTACCGCGGCATTATTGCTGATCTCACGACTACAGGCCTGCCCGGCTCCTGCGTCAGCCTGGAAATCACGGAGTCCATCCTGATTGAAAACCTGACACGAACCGCACAGAAGCTGCAGCAAATGCGCGACTATGGCATCGACATCGCCGTAGACGATTTTGGTACCGGCTACTCTTCCATCGCCTACCTCAAAGAATTACCCGCGCGCACACTCAAAATTGACCGCAAATTTGTCCAGAACATCCCCGACAATCTGGCCGACTGCCGGATTTTGCGGGCGATGATTGTATTCGCCAAAAGCCTCGATTTGATTGTGGTGGTTGAAGGTGTGGAAACCCGTGAACAAGCGCGTATTTGTCGCGATTACGGCGCAGATTTGCTCCAGGGTTACCTGTTTTCCAAACCCCTGCCGCCAGTGGCATTCGAGCAGTTTTTACACAACCACAATGCCATAGAATGGACCAAACACCTCTCGGTGCTAGGCATACTGACGGGCTGACCTACCGCCAGGCAATGTTACATAGCCAAACCCAATACGGCAGATTGAACCAGACAATTTTGCGCCGCCGTTGTGATTCGCCTATCATGCCCCCACATTGAAAAGACCCTTTGGTTAGCCCCCTTTTTGTTTCAATTTCAAGGATCTCCTATGAGTGACGTACAACACCACCGTTTGATTATTCTCGGCTCCGGCCCTGCCGGTTATACCGCTGCCATTTACGCTGCCCGTGCCAACCTCAAACCTGTGGTTATTACCGGTATGCAGCAAGGCGGCCAGTTGACCACCACTACAGAAGTTGAAAACTGGCCTGGTGGTGTTCACGACCTGCAAGGCCCTGACCTGATGGTGCAAATGCAACAACATGCCGAGCGTTTTGATACCCAAATCGTGTTCGACCACATTCACGAAACTATTCTGACCGAGCGTCCATTCAAGCTCATCGGTTCCAGCACTTACACCTGTGATGCATTGATTATTTCTACCGGTGCATCTGCCCAATACCTCGGCTTGCCTTCTGAAGAGGCCTTTATGGGCAAAGGCGTAAGCGCCTGTGCTACTTGCGATGGTTTCTTCTATCGCGGTCAAAAAGTTGCCGTGGTTGGCGGCGGCAATACCGCTGTTGAAGAAGCTCTGTACTTGTCTAACATTGCTAGCGAAGTGACACTGATTCACCGTCGCGACAAATTAAAGTCAGAAAAAATCCTGCAAGACAAGCTGATGGCAAAAGTGGCTAACGGCAACATCAAGGTAATCTGGAACCATCAATTGGAAGAAGTGCTAGGCAATGATTCCGGTGTAACTGGCCTGCGCTTGAAGAGCACCCAAGATGGCGCAACTCAGGAAATCGATGTGGCCGGAGTGTTTATCGCCATTGGCCACAAACCCAACACTGACATCTTTGAAGGCCAATTGGATATGCACAATGGCTACATCAAAGTGAAGAGCGGCTTGGAAGGTAATGCAACGGCAACCAATATTCCCGGTGTATTTGCTGCCGGTGACGTAGCCGACCATATTTACCGTCAGGCAATTACCTCATCAGGCGCTGGCTGTATGGCGGCACTTGATGCTGAAAAATACCTCGACGATCTGTAATAGCTGGCACGTAGCGTCGGTAATCAAATAAAAAGGGGGAAGGTCAGCACTGACCTTCCCCTTTTTATTTGCTGGTGTTTACCTGTGCCGTTTATTTGGCAGCCAGACGATCCAACTCTGTGCGCAAGGTGCGCAACCATTGGTTAAACGCCAAGCGAATTTGTATGTTATTGGTCACACGATTGTTCTCTTCCCAAATCCGCCCCAAATCGCGACGGTCAGTAATAATGGCCAACAAATCACCGGTTGCAGAATCAATCAACGTCAGCTCCAAGGTCATGGTGCCCATACCTTCACTGTACACTTTCATCATAGTCGGGCGCCCTTGGGGATCGTCCTTACTGGCCAGGGGGGCAATTTCAAGAATTTTTGCCTTTACTTGCAACACATCTGCCCCTGCTTGCAAGGATGTTGCAAAACGACCATCGGCAATCAGGTTATTCATCAAGGCTTCGGTGTAACGCTCCTGATAATAACGTCGATCCGCATCGCTCAGCTCCCATGGGGTATCATTAATTTTATCAGTGGTTTGTTTGCGAATTTTGACTTCGTTTAAATCCAACTGCTCCACCAACAGTTTTCTGTACTGTGCAAATTGTGCATTGGGAGCCACAAAAGTACCGTCAAAACGACTACTCTCAACTGCACTTAGCCCCGCCTGATCCGCTTTTGCCGCCGCCACTTTTTCATGGGGTTTAGTCAAGGAACAACCGGCTACAACACCTGCCGCGAGCGCAATCACTACCACTTTTACGCTGAGATTTTTCATGGAGAGTTTCATAGATTACCTGCCTGAAGTTCGGAAGACTGCAACCCTATTTGCTAAACGCGGCCATTGCAGTCATTGGTTGTACCGCATGTATATAAGACGTTATTCGTATTCATGGGTTCATTAGTTGCATGCGCGCAATACAGTAGCCACTCGCACATCTCTCAACCGTAGAACGATAAGTTATTGAAGCACAAAAACAAACCGGGAAGCATAGGCTCCTCAATCAAGTTTGTAATATTTTGTAGTTCTCTCACCACTTTCCGCTAATGCTTTCGACCCACCATCACCAACAAACAAAATATGCCTGCTCAATGTCAATGCATCAGTAAAAACAACAAAGGAGGCCGAAGCCTCCTTTGTTTCACACACCAGAAATAATTAACTCACAAATACGCGAGCATTGCGGAACAGGCGCAACCAAGCACCATCATCCTTCCACTCATCCGGTTTCCAGGAGTTGGTCACGGCGCGGAATACACGCTCAGGGTGCGGCATCATAATAGTGACGCGACCATCTTGACTCGCCACACTGGTAATACCCAAGGGTGATCCATTAGGGTTAGCCGGATAGGTTTCCGTCGCATTCAAGTGATTGTCGATAAAGCGCAGCGCAACCGTGCCACTTTCGTTACAGCGCTTGAGTGCGTCAGCGTTGGCAAATTCAGCATAGCCTTCACCGTGTGCCACAGCGACAGGCATATGAGAACCGGTCATACCCTTGAACAATACCGATGAGGATTCCTGTACTTGTACCAAGCTGAAACGCGCTTCAAATTGCTCGGATAAGTTACGCACAAAACGCGGCCAGTGGTCAGCACCGGGAATCAGGTTTTTCAGGTTGGACATCATCTGGCAACCGTTACATACACCCAAACTGAAGGTGTCGTTGCGGTGGAAGAAACGCTCAAACTCATCGCGCACTTTGCTGTTGAACAAAATGGTTTTGGACCAACCTTCACCAGCGCCCAATACGTCGCCATAGGAGAAGCCACCACAGGCCACCAGACCTTTGAAGGTTTCCAGCGATACGCGGCCAGAGAGCAAATCGCTCATGTGTACATCTATCGCGTTAAAACCAGCGCGATCAAACGCCGCCGCCATTTCCACATGACCATTCACACCCTGCTCACGCAGCACAGCAATGTTCGGGCGCACGCCAGTGTTGATAAAAGGCGCGGCAACATTTTCATTTTGGTCAAAGCTGAGTTTAACGCTCAGGCCTGGATCAGCTTTCAGGATGCCATCAAACTCGGATTGCGC
The nucleotide sequence above comes from Cellvibrio sp. PSBB023. Encoded proteins:
- a CDS encoding ATP-binding protein, whose amino-acid sequence is MNGRVVNLKGRPLFLVGIATLLILVGLSVIASWHLPSLFAPIYPYTTLMAYNTAIGFIACGVGLLAINNNQWHKVFLSILLLWVIGIVTLIDLLTDLNLHTTDWFVFLLHEPPLRNQPISPTTSSMFLLAGAALAFGYIKRGNAALLATLICLLIILIATAAVMGQSFGLLPNFVWLGIKMAPHTVVGLITFALAIIVLRYTAAINAFNRLTVFHRLVTGFIFMSLLFVGIGSIAVLQINSVAAISQQLYSGPLQISNALLRIKSRTSKLNRTAKDIAVAPELAQKRNLPVYIAETETSITKELTFIAQQAPYAAAAEQLQKAFNQWQVLLATMHHQLQAGDIDGYRHLALEDSQDIVQTLEKICDLTIDRAQNEIRRLNDQALITKHHAGNLMMVVILGFLVVGIMVAALITRSLSWQLQKIRTAMLALAQGNTQVDIPFLDHPRDVGDMAKTLKVFAQNIDERNKSTALLAQHQRILEKTNLQLAQTNKELETFAYVASHDLKSPLRGIAQLSTWIEEDLEEQQFAEVNKHTVMLRNRIQRMEKLLDDLLAFYRAGKTDGNLVQVDVAYMAKELFDIQNTKPGLHLELAENLPNFTTLSTPFEQVLRNLFSNAIKHHDREQGMIRLSCTTLPNQFYRFSVCDDGPGIPEKFQQRVFGMFQTLKPRDELEGSGMGLALIRKIVDTYGGTITLESEGRGCCFHFSWPQHITKDQKDD
- a CDS encoding response regulator, translated to MTENPYPNLNPGHFKAVSLLIIDDDDIDATALRRALHKLKLLNPLYRAKDGLEAIEMLRNGNVPSPYIILLDINMPRMNGIEFLEVLRADPELTHAVVFVLTTSKSDEDILAAYREHVAGYLLKQRMDSDFIQVIGLLDHYWRVIELPHPEQ
- a CDS encoding bifunctional diguanylate cyclase/phosphodiesterase, producing MKLLLIDDNELDRQAIIRTFKKSEWDITIAQACSASEGLAQFDSDDFDAVLLDYRLPDIDGMEVLHLLAKHPHHHAAVIILTGASADEDLEREFIEAGAQDVLFKSEIAHKHLTRAITHARARHELEHQLHESHQRLRALAENDSLTGLANRYYFDESLRAAIQRARRQQDQLALLFLDLDNFKFINDGLGHLIGDQVLQEVAKRLVNVVRAGDVVCRLGGDEFAILAHNFESQEAISQLAQRILDDLRQPIVVGNNEHRISSSIGIATYPDAGENASDLLKAADMAMYRAKQDGRDNFQFFSPAMQAQMQERLHLEKELRALIPTDHFVLFYQPIVDAQTFEVCGAEGLIRWDHPERGILPPSEFISLAEEIGLISEIDSRSRLNACKQLAKWRQQGLVNDDFNMKFNVCAQLLTDEDLYRGIIADLTTTGLPGSCVSLEITESILIENLTRTAQKLQQMRDYGIDIAVDDFGTGYSSIAYLKELPARTLKIDRKFVQNIPDNLADCRILRAMIVFAKSLDLIVVVEGVETREQARICRDYGADLLQGYLFSKPLPPVAFEQFLHNHNAIEWTKHLSVLGILTG
- the trxB gene encoding thioredoxin-disulfide reductase, whose product is MSDVQHHRLIILGSGPAGYTAAIYAARANLKPVVITGMQQGGQLTTTTEVENWPGGVHDLQGPDLMVQMQQHAERFDTQIVFDHIHETILTERPFKLIGSSTYTCDALIISTGASAQYLGLPSEEAFMGKGVSACATCDGFFYRGQKVAVVGGGNTAVEEALYLSNIASEVTLIHRRDKLKSEKILQDKLMAKVANGNIKVIWNHQLEEVLGNDSGVTGLRLKSTQDGATQEIDVAGVFIAIGHKPNTDIFEGQLDMHNGYIKVKSGLEGNATATNIPGVFAAGDVADHIYRQAITSSGAGCMAALDAEKYLDDL
- a CDS encoding DUF3313 family protein, which gives rise to MKLSMKNLSVKVVVIALAAGVVAGCSLTKPHEKVAAAKADQAGLSAVESSRFDGTFVAPNAQFAQYRKLLVEQLDLNEVKIRKQTTDKINDTPWELSDADRRYYQERYTEALMNNLIADGRFATSLQAGADVLQVKAKILEIAPLASKDDPQGRPTMMKVYSEGMGTMTLELTLIDSATGDLLAIITDRRDLGRIWEENNRVTNNIQIRLAFNQWLRTLRTELDRLAAK